The nucleotide sequence gtagatcactggacgtctgtggtagatcactggttcctctgaagaagctcaacaactttggctcccctaagaaaagctcaacttttttcccctgcaccacccaaaaacagggatttccttctccctaaaaaaagcccaacaacaactttgacctgaatgcctaaaaatggggctttcctcctgcctgaaaaagctcaacaactttgacctgaaccctcccaaaaggggtagatcactgccagtttttaactctgtaagtagatcacagtctcttaggagttggccacccctggcctagaggaACCAATAAGATGAGGTTAGGGCAGTTGCAGGCTTTCTTCCTTCTCATCTtaacttgctttgtttttaatacaCCAGGGATGGCCCACAGACTgactgcttggactactgcaacacgctaCACGTGGGGCTACTCTGGGCTGTTATATACAAGCACACATTTTAAAGAAGTGGCCAAATCAGCTCAATGTGGTGCTCTTGGATGGATCCAGAGATAGTGGATTGCAGGGAGCCATTTAAGATTTCAGTGTAGGAGTGGGCCATTATTGAATGCACTCTCGCTTTTAGAAAGCGTACACTATGATTTTCCTGGTTTTATCCTTGCAAAAATGCCAAAAGGCAGGTTGGACTGAGAATGAGTGTGAGCTGGTCCAAGGTTGCATTTTTTgtctgagtgaggatttgaaagaagaataataataataaaaataaaaatttatttctacccttcccatctggctaggtttctccatcCACTCTTAGTCCTCCCCAGTGTCAGGCTAAACACTTCTAATCACTGCCTCATGCTGGTTTTCTGCTTATGTGAGGGGACAAAGCAATGTTAATTTCTTCTGAATTTTTTGCTGTTGTGATCTTCTAAGATATGATTTTGGCAGGGCTAATTATTCAAACGATTATGTCGTTGTCGTCCACAGACATGGCCCCATACTACGAATCCCTCTGCAAGTCACTTGATTGGCCGGTAGATACAGATCTCTTGAATAAGATGAAGAAGGCAAATGAGGAGGAGTTGAAACGCCTTGATGAGCAGCTGGAAGATGCAGAGAAGAACTTGGGGGAAAGTGAAATCCGTGATGCCATGATGGCCAAAGCTGAGTACCTCTGCCGAATCGGGGACAAGGTATTAAATTTTTTACATGAAATAAAATGTGTAAAGCGCTTTCTGGGCATTTGCCTCCAAAGGTTCTCAGAGCATGgggcgggagggaggggcaggtatGCATGCGTTGGCCCTGCCATTCCCATTGACTTTTGTGCATTGAGCAGGGTGATTTGAAGAGGATCTCTTTGTGTGCTCGATGATCAGGAACCCCATGTGGTCGGAGTTCTCAGCTGTGTGGAGGATTCTGAGTGCATTCAATTGCATGCATGGAGTTCCCCTCAATGTGAGAATGCCTGAAGTTGTAGCCAGAGAAATATTGGGAGTGGGGTCAATGAGCATAGCCCCGCTTCTGTTTCCATGAATTCTCAGATTGTGGTTTCACTTCTCCCCCAAAAGCCACATTCACAAACCATCTTTAACCCTTGGTTTGTCGTTTATCGTGCTTGCGCCAGAGGAGGAGAAATCAGGAAAGCTGCGTGAATATGCTGCTCATTTGTGGTAAACCGTGGTTAGCCAGAAACCCTGGCTTATTGTTACATGTCAATGCACTCCTTATCTCTGTTATTCCTTAGCTGAAAGGGTTATGCTCCATACCTTCCTGCTTTCCTTCAATCAGTGGGGGAACGTAGTGCAGAACCTTGGATGGTACATGGGGGCGGGGGGTACCTGTTAGCAAATTACAGATCTGTTCTCCAGAGCGTCAAATCTGCGGCATCTAACATAAGCAAATGCTGTATTGTCAGGAAGCAGCTCTGACTGCCTTTCGGAAGACATATGACAAAACTGTGGCTCTAGGACATCGGCTGGATATTGTGTTCTATCTTCTCCGAATTGGCCTGTTTTATATGGACAATGACCTCATCACCCGGAACACTGAAAAAGCCAAAAGGTaccattgttgttgctgctacctTGATGTGCAAAGCATTAGTGGATGTCTCTCGCTTAACAGTAATGCAAGTTCTGAAGATGTAGTCTGGTTGCTAGGGAATGGCTTCGAGTGTATACTTTAGATGAAGTGTGGCATGAAATTCAGAATTTTCAGAAACATTAGGATCCTTAAAAAGGATTGGATGcttcatttcatatttttttaaacggCATGTTGGGGGAAATCGAAATACACAATACTTATCAAACTGAAAAACATTTTAGGAACCTGAAAGGTGTTACATATACCAGAAGAATACGCTTTTATTCAGTCAGTGCTGACAAACGCAGTCGTCATACATAGGATGCATATTCAAatgcccacttatctgggagttagCCTCATTTATCTTAGTTGGACTTGGGTTCCAAGGAACCACACCTAGGGTTGGGCTACGAGTGTCTTAGTAGACAAAATTAGTTATCCTTAACTCAGAATTACTtacttcatttatatcccacaggatCATTGTCTAAAAGAGCCATAGATCAAGCCATACATCAGAATAGTTGATGAGAACTGCAGCTGAAAGCAACCTGCAGCGTACTGCTTTGTCAAAGGTTGCAGTGTAGCCTCAAAGCAAAACCACCTCATAGCTTTTGTTTGAACTACTGAAATAAAGCCAGTTAAGCAAATTGATGGAAATGCTTGTGCATGGCTAAGGATGCTGGGGAAATAACACACATacctgttttcttttaaaagcctaATAGAGGAAGGAGGAGATTGGGACCGGCGGAACCGTCTTAAGGTCTACCAGGGTCTTTACTGCGTGGCCATTCGAGACTTCAAGCAGGCAGCCGAGCTTTTCCTGGATACAGTTTCAACATTTACATCTTACGAACTTATGGATTACAAAACCTTTGTAACTTACACAGTCTATGTCAGCATGATTGCATTAGACAGGCCTGACCTTAGAGAGAAGGTATGTCAAGCAGCTACTTCCACAGAGAACCTTCAGAGTGTGCATTGTGTTCCTTATTCCTCTCATGTCTGATTTTTGCTGGCTTTGTCTGATCTCTTATAGGTTATCAAAGGGGCAGAGATTCTGGAGGTTTTGCACAGTTTACCCAAAGTCCGGCAATATCTTTTTTCACTCTATGAATGTCGGTATTCAGTTTTCTTCCAGTCGCTGGGTAAGGAATTGTTTCTGCTTTTTTGctctgggggggggtgttactgggCTGCTAAGTGGGCAGCACACAGCTTGTGGGTTACATGCGCATCCAGCTCACCAAGACTTGCCCTCCCCATCTCCTAGGATTAGCAGTCTCAAACTTTTTGGCCCATCCTCAGTTTAAGGAGGGGCAAGAATTAAGCTGAGATTTCCCAGAGGTAAGTAAAGCTGATCCAAAGCTGGTTCAGGATGTAACTGCTTCATCAGGCAGAACAAATGAGAAGGAAGGTGGAATGTGTTTCATGAGCGCAGAAGTAAAATGCCCACAAATAACATAATTGGTTCTTGCCACTCAACTTTAAATAGATTATGCTTCACATGTTGTCTCCTGAATGAGAGAAGCCAGGTGTATTCAATCTTTCTTAAGGGGCTGGCCACACAGGAACGCAGGTGCTGATGGTAGCAGGTACGCAGGTCTCCCAAGAGAGGCTTCCTTTGCCCTCACTAGTTTGCATCAGCAGTAGCCAGTGTGATGTCCTTCAGATGATGTTGAACTccatcttccatcatccctgcccattggctatgctgtctggggctgatgggagactgAGTGTCCAACACATGGCACATGGTTCATGctgttaaaccagtgtttttcaaccactgttccgcggcacactagtgtgccgcgagatgttgcctggtgtgccgtgggaaaaattgaaaaattactttatatatactcaatataggcacagagttaaatttttaaacattttttaacattttctaatggtggtgtgcctcgtgatttttttcatgaaacaagtgtgcctttgcccaaaaaaggttgaaaaacactgtgttaaactaccttcgggggggggggggaaacttatgTGAGACGCAGACCTCATTTTGTGTTCTTACGTTTCCCTTTCAGCCATCGTAGAGCAAGAGATGAAGAAAGATTGGCTGTTTGCGCCCCACTATCGCTATTATGTTCGGGAAATGAGAATCCATGCCTACAGCCAGCTCCTAGAATCCTATAGGTCGCTTACACTAGGTTACATGGCAGATGCTTTTGGAGTCTGTGTAGAGTTCATAGATCAGTAagtatatctatatatctctatatttttaaatgcatttctacaGTTTATAGTGATTCCTGTCTAGCTAAGGGGATAGGTCATTTGATGatatctttgtttaaaaaaactacCATTGACTGCAAGATTTACAGAGGTTGGGTAAggcaagaatcacagaattgtagagttggaagggactccgagggCCATAGAGTCAGCCC is from Lacerta agilis isolate rLacAgi1 chromosome 2, rLacAgi1.pri, whole genome shotgun sequence and encodes:
- the PSMD6 gene encoding 26S proteasome non-ATPase regulatory subunit 6: MPLENLEEEGLPKNPDLRIAQLRFLLSLQPKRPDPAVRQELMAAIREHDMAPYYESLCKSLDWPVDTDLLNKMKKANEEELKRLDEQLEDAEKNLGESEIRDAMMAKAEYLCRIGDKEAALTAFRKTYDKTVALGHRLDIVFYLLRIGLFYMDNDLITRNTEKAKSLIEEGGDWDRRNRLKVYQGLYCVAIRDFKQAAELFLDTVSTFTSYELMDYKTFVTYTVYVSMIALDRPDLREKVIKGAEILEVLHSLPKVRQYLFSLYECRYSVFFQSLAIVEQEMKKDWLFAPHYRYYVREMRIHAYSQLLESYRSLTLGYMADAFGVCVEFIDQELSRFIAAGRLHCKIDKVNEIVETNRPDSKNWQYQETIKKGDLLLNRVQKLSRVINM